A section of the uncultured Fusobacterium sp. genome encodes:
- the fusA gene encoding elongation factor G: MKNYEIAKIRNISLLGHRGSGKTTLTEALLYISKTINKMGTVEDGTTVSDYDKEEIRRVFSINTSVIPIEYGDGKYNFLDTPGYFDFVGEVESAVRVSGSSVIVLDATSGVEVGAEKAWRILEERKQPRIIYLNKMDKGYINYEKLLYELKEKFGKKIAPFCVPIGEKEEFKGFVNVIEMKSRIFNGVECEDKPIPDFMDVSEVRNLLMEAVAETDEELMEKYFNGEDFTIEEIKRGLHKGVVNGDVVPVIVGSAIQGIGIHTLFKMINDYMPIPNEMFNGERIGKNPSGEKEVRKVDKDQPFSAIVFKTLVDPFIGKITLFKVNSGVLKKDMEVYNINKNKKEKISQIFFLRGNKQEEALEITAGDIGATTKLQYTQTGDTLCDKDNPIEYVPIRFPKACFYSGVEPAEKADDEKLSTCLQRMMEEDPTFKVYRNHETKQLLIGGQGEKHLYIIICKIKNKFGVHAVLTDPIVSYRETIKGTSSVQGKHKKQSGGAGQYGDVFIKFEHSDKEFEFVDDIHGGVVPKSFIPAVEKGLLEAKEKGTLAGYPVINFKATLYDGSYHPVDSNEISFKQAAILAFRKGIEEAKPVLLEPIISMQITIPEAYLGDVMGDMNKRRGRILGMDHNEYGEHVLNVEAPQVEVLNYALDLRAMTQGRGEFSFEFARYEEVPDVLAQKIIAARKKD, encoded by the coding sequence ATGAAGAATTATGAAATTGCAAAAATAAGAAACATATCTCTTTTAGGACATAGAGGAAGTGGTAAAACTACTCTTACAGAAGCTCTACTATATATATCAAAAACTATCAATAAAATGGGAACTGTTGAAGATGGAACTACTGTATCTGACTATGATAAAGAGGAAATTAGAAGAGTTTTCTCTATAAATACTTCTGTTATTCCTATTGAATATGGAGATGGAAAATATAACTTTTTAGATACTCCAGGATATTTTGACTTTGTTGGAGAAGTTGAATCAGCTGTAAGAGTTTCTGGAAGTTCTGTTATTGTTTTAGACGCTACATCTGGAGTTGAAGTTGGAGCAGAAAAAGCTTGGAGAATATTAGAAGAAAGAAAACAACCTAGAATAATCTATTTAAATAAAATGGATAAAGGATATATTAATTACGAAAAACTTCTTTATGAATTAAAAGAAAAATTTGGTAAAAAAATAGCTCCTTTCTGTGTACCTATTGGAGAAAAGGAAGAATTTAAAGGTTTTGTTAACGTCATAGAAATGAAGAGTAGAATATTTAATGGTGTAGAATGTGAAGATAAGCCTATTCCTGATTTTATGGATGTTTCAGAAGTTAGAAATCTTCTTATGGAAGCAGTAGCTGAAACTGATGAAGAACTTATGGAAAAATATTTTAATGGGGAAGACTTTACTATTGAAGAGATAAAAAGAGGACTACATAAAGGTGTAGTAAATGGAGATGTTGTTCCTGTTATTGTAGGTTCTGCAATTCAAGGAATTGGTATCCATACTCTATTTAAAATGATAAATGACTATATGCCTATTCCTAATGAAATGTTTAATGGAGAAAGAATAGGAAAAAATCCAAGTGGAGAAAAAGAGGTTAGAAAAGTAGATAAAGATCAACCTTTCTCAGCTATTGTATTCAAAACTCTAGTAGACCCATTTATTGGAAAAATTACTCTTTTCAAGGTTAATTCTGGAGTTCTTAAAAAAGATATGGAAGTATATAATATCAATAAAAATAAAAAAGAGAAGATTTCTCAAATATTCTTCTTAAGAGGAAATAAACAAGAGGAAGCTTTAGAAATAACAGCTGGTGATATTGGAGCTACTACAAAATTACAATATACTCAAACTGGAGATACTTTATGTGATAAAGATAATCCTATTGAATATGTTCCAATTAGATTCCCTAAAGCTTGTTTCTACTCTGGAGTAGAGCCTGCTGAAAAAGCTGATGATGAGAAACTAAGTACTTGTTTACAAAGAATGATGGAAGAAGATCCTACATTTAAAGTTTATAGAAATCACGAAACAAAACAACTATTAATAGGTGGTCAAGGAGAAAAACATCTATATATTATTATTTGTAAAATAAAAAATAAATTTGGTGTTCATGCTGTTTTAACTGATCCAATTGTTTCTTATAGAGAAACTATAAAAGGAACTTCTTCAGTTCAAGGAAAACATAAAAAACAATCTGGAGGAGCTGGACAATATGGAGATGTATTTATAAAATTTGAACATTCTGATAAAGAGTTTGAATTTGTAGATGATATTCATGGTGGAGTAGTTCCTAAATCATTTATTCCTGCTGTTGAAAAAGGATTATTAGAGGCTAAAGAAAAAGGAACACTAGCTGGATATCCAGTTATTAACTTTAAAGCAACTCTTTATGATGGATCTTATCACCCTGTTGACTCTAATGAAATTTCTTTTAAACAAGCTGCTATTTTAGCTTTCAGAAAAGGAATTGAAGAAGCTAAACCTGTTCTTTTAGAGCCAATTATCTCTATGCAAATAACTATTCCTGAAGCATATCTTGGAGATGTAATGGGAGATATGAATAAACGTAGAGGTAGAATCTTAGGTATGGATCACAATGAATATGGAGAACATGTTTTAAATGTTGAAGCTCCACAAGTTGAGGTTCTAAACTATGCTCTTGATTTAAGAGCTATGACTCAAGGTAGAGGAGAGTTCTCATTTGAGTTTGCTAGATATGAGGAAGTTCCTGATGTTCTTGCTCAAAAAATTATTGCTGCTAGAAAAAAAGATTAG
- a CDS encoding SAM-dependent methyltransferase encodes MNKGNLKPVLIKGELYIQLESFKENKAYHENICFCDFIIKFSEFLDNFKQILIVAQGADYQILKGKNEYNIKEIKNKKVVESLEHNKKKQYIIEDGKSVPFLIKLGVMGEDGKVFKNSYDKFRQINKYLEFIDDTIREMQSKKLIGTHIKVVDFGCGKSYLTFALHHYLKNIKEFTYDIIGLDLKKDVMDKCNRIASELECDNLEFLTGNIKDFDKLQNVDLIFSLHACNNATDYALLKGLELGAKAILAVPCCQHEFNEKMGKNKNSDFFKNEFPIGKHGILFEKFTSLATDAFRAQALELCGFKTQVMEFIDMEHTPKNILIKAIKEKVSKETLEKKYAEYSYFKNYLGIEPLLDELLSPYFLIKYN; translated from the coding sequence ATGAATAAAGGAAACTTAAAACCAGTACTTATTAAAGGGGAACTTTACATTCAATTAGAATCTTTTAAAGAAAATAAAGCATATCATGAAAATATTTGCTTTTGTGACTTTATTATTAAATTTTCTGAGTTTTTAGATAATTTTAAACAAATATTAATAGTTGCTCAAGGGGCAGACTATCAAATTTTAAAAGGAAAAAACGAATATAATATAAAGGAAATAAAAAATAAAAAAGTTGTAGAATCCTTAGAACATAATAAGAAAAAACAATATATTATTGAAGATGGAAAATCTGTTCCATTCCTTATAAAATTAGGAGTTATGGGAGAAGATGGAAAAGTTTTCAAAAACTCTTATGATAAATTTAGACAAATCAATAAATATCTAGAATTTATTGATGATACAATAAGAGAGATGCAAAGTAAAAAACTTATTGGTACACATATCAAAGTAGTAGATTTTGGTTGTGGAAAATCTTATCTAACTTTCGCTCTACATCATTATTTAAAAAATATTAAAGAATTTACTTATGATATTATTGGTTTAGATTTAAAAAAAGATGTAATGGATAAGTGTAATAGAATAGCTTCTGAACTAGAGTGTGATAATTTAGAATTTTTAACTGGAAATATCAAAGATTTTGATAAACTTCAAAATGTAGATTTGATTTTCTCACTTCATGCTTGTAACAATGCTACTGATTATGCTCTACTAAAAGGACTAGAATTAGGAGCTAAAGCTATTTTAGCTGTTCCTTGTTGTCAGCATGAATTTAATGAAAAAATGGGAAAAAATAAAAACTCTGATTTCTTTAAAAATGAATTCCCTATAGGTAAACATGGTATTCTTTTTGAAAAATTTACATCTTTAGCTACTGATGCTTTTAGAGCTCAAGCACTTGAGCTTTGTGGATTCAAAACTCAAGTAATGGAGTTTATTGATATGGAACACACTCCTAAAAATATTTTAATCAAAGCTATTAAAGAAAAAGTATCCAAAGAGACTTTAGAAAAAAAATATGCTGAATATAGTTATTTTAAAAATTATTTAGGAATTGAACCTCTTTTAGATGAACTTCTATCTCCATATTTTTTAATAAAATATAATTAA
- a CDS encoding heavy metal translocating P-type ATPase, translated as MKKVEYEVKNLDCAGCAGKIQYKAGTMKGVFNANLDLYKKRFILEVDEDFEEDSFLSTINIFANSIEPGTEIVKLEEYNEEEELKRREEERKKEELEEKKEKITIIIGLILFLMAIILGRISYNLRIILAVIAYVILGWDVVLKSFKNILKGNFMDENFLMTIATFGAFYLGESTEAVGVMLFYKIGEYFQDKAVSNSRKSIEKLLDIRPEYANIKNKDGELVKVSPKKLKIGDIIVVKAGEKIPVDGIVIKGNSTLNTAALTGESLPIEVDVDSEILSGSLNGAGTLEIKVTKLFADSTINKIISMVENASNKKAESEKFITKFARYYTPIVVISAIIVGVFLPLILGDFNLWFGRALIFLVISCPCALVLSVPLTFFSSIGIASKQGILIKGGNYLEALTSVGSVVFDKTGTLTKGKFKIDSLEAINCSEEELLKIAQIGEYYSNHPIGKTILSQLNSEIDEDYMEGYKELSGFGVVAYYEGKEILVGNYKLMKEYEVVVEEKEYAGTIIYTALDREFLGYIYISDEIKSDSKETILELSKNGIDSYMLTGDNKKIGEMVGEKLGIKKENIFTQLLPQGKVNQLQSILDNSNKKVIFVGDGVNDAPVLSMADIGIAMGGVGSDIAVETADIVIMKDEPSKIIEVLKIANINKKVVIQNIVFALGIKILVMILGVFGIANMWMAIFSDVGVSLLAVLNASWGVKRYFK; from the coding sequence ATGAAAAAAGTTGAATATGAGGTTAAAAACCTTGATTGTGCAGGTTGTGCTGGAAAAATTCAATATAAAGCTGGGACTATGAAAGGAGTTTTTAATGCTAATTTAGATCTATACAAAAAAAGATTTATTTTAGAAGTAGATGAGGACTTTGAAGAGGATAGTTTTTTAAGTACGATAAATATATTTGCTAATTCAATAGAGCCAGGAACTGAAATTGTAAAATTAGAAGAGTATAATGAGGAAGAGGAATTAAAAAGAAGAGAAGAAGAGAGAAAAAAAGAGGAGTTAGAAGAAAAGAAAGAAAAAATAACTATAATAATTGGTTTAATTCTCTTTTTAATGGCTATAATTTTGGGAAGAATTTCTTATAATTTAAGAATTATTTTAGCAGTAATAGCTTATGTTATTTTAGGTTGGGATGTAGTTTTAAAATCTTTTAAAAATATTCTTAAAGGAAATTTTATGGATGAAAATTTCTTAATGACAATAGCTACTTTTGGAGCTTTTTATTTAGGAGAAAGCACAGAAGCTGTTGGAGTAATGTTGTTTTATAAAATTGGAGAGTATTTTCAAGATAAAGCTGTATCAAATTCGAGAAAATCTATAGAAAAACTTTTAGATATAAGACCAGAATATGCTAATATAAAAAATAAAGATGGAGAATTAGTTAAAGTTTCTCCTAAAAAGTTAAAAATAGGGGATATAATAGTTGTAAAAGCTGGAGAAAAAATTCCAGTTGATGGTATTGTAATAAAAGGAAATAGTACATTAAATACAGCTGCTCTTACTGGAGAATCACTTCCTATTGAAGTAGATGTTGACAGTGAGATCTTAAGTGGAAGTTTAAATGGAGCAGGAACTTTAGAAATAAAAGTTACAAAACTTTTTGCTGACTCAACTATAAATAAAATAATCTCAATGGTTGAAAATGCAAGTAATAAAAAAGCAGAATCAGAGAAATTTATTACAAAATTTGCAAGATATTATACTCCTATTGTAGTAATATCAGCTATTATAGTTGGAGTTTTTCTTCCTCTTATTTTAGGAGATTTTAATCTTTGGTTTGGAAGAGCTTTAATATTCTTAGTAATATCTTGCCCATGTGCTTTAGTTTTATCGGTACCACTTACATTTTTCAGTAGTATAGGAATAGCTTCTAAACAAGGAATACTTATTAAGGGTGGAAACTATTTAGAAGCATTAACTTCAGTTGGAAGTGTAGTTTTTGATAAAACTGGAACTCTAACAAAGGGAAAATTTAAAATAGATTCTTTAGAAGCAATAAATTGTAGTGAAGAGGAACTTTTAAAAATTGCCCAAATAGGAGAATACTATTCAAATCATCCAATTGGAAAAACAATTCTTTCTCAATTAAATAGTGAAATAGATGAAGATTATATGGAAGGTTATAAAGAATTAAGTGGTTTTGGTGTAGTTGCTTACTATGAAGGAAAAGAGATATTAGTGGGAAATTATAAATTGATGAAAGAATATGAAGTAGTTGTAGAAGAGAAAGAGTATGCAGGGACTATAATTTATACTGCTTTAGATAGAGAGTTTTTAGGATATATCTATATATCTGATGAGATAAAGAGTGATTCTAAGGAGACTATTTTAGAACTTTCAAAAAATGGAATAGATAGTTATATGTTAACTGGAGATAACAAAAAGATAGGAGAGATGGTTGGAGAAAAATTAGGAATAAAAAAAGAAAATATTTTTACTCAATTATTACCTCAAGGAAAAGTTAATCAATTACAATCTATTTTAGATAATAGTAATAAAAAAGTTATCTTTGTAGGAGATGGAGTAAATGATGCCCCTGTTCTATCAATGGCAGATATTGGAATAGCCATGGGTGGAGTTGGAAGTGATATAGCAGTTGAGACAGCAGATATTGTTATAATGAAAGATGAGCCTTCAAAAATAATAGAAGTTTTAAAAATAGCTAATATAAATAAAAAAGTTGTTATCCAAAATATTGTTTTTGCTTTAGGAATAAAAATCTTAGTTATGATATTAGGAGTATTTGGGATAGCAAATATGTGGATGGCAATATTTTCAGATGTGGGAGTATCTCTTCTTGCTGTACTAAATGCTTCTTGGGGAGTAAAGAGATATTTTAAATAG
- a CDS encoding WYL domain-containing protein gives MEKKIRVTLNKTAINILESDIKSFKITKNFIINYIFSILKDQKIETIYPEEEEKGVIQFNLNKSNREIYYDILSEQNIQVEAEFIRRMIYKYINQSKSSRELFLYQEIVQRIKYAIKNKKIIKISFDDNRKTSILPFFIGSSKLELGNYIFCYDILEEKYKNYKLSNVKSIFITQEKREWENIDFINNVIKNFDPFLSQGKKIKAILTEEGKKILSTIALNRPETISATGNIFEFKCSEQQAKRYFSYFLDEIEILEPLSLREWFIEKYKSALKRYSI, from the coding sequence ATGGAAAAAAAAATTCGTGTTACACTTAACAAAACTGCTATTAATATATTAGAATCTGATATTAAAAGTTTTAAAATAACTAAAAATTTTATTATCAACTATATTTTTTCTATACTTAAAGATCAAAAAATAGAAACAATTTATCCAGAGGAAGAGGAAAAGGGAGTTATTCAATTTAACTTAAACAAAAGTAATAGAGAAATCTATTATGATATTTTATCTGAGCAAAATATACAAGTTGAAGCTGAATTTATAAGAAGAATGATATATAAATATATCAACCAATCAAAAAGTTCAAGAGAGTTATTTTTATATCAAGAGATTGTTCAAAGAATAAAATATGCTATTAAGAATAAAAAAATTATTAAGATTAGTTTTGACGACAATAGAAAAACATCTATTCTTCCTTTTTTTATAGGGAGTTCTAAATTAGAATTAGGAAACTATATTTTTTGTTATGATATATTAGAAGAAAAATATAAAAACTATAAACTTAGTAATGTAAAAAGTATTTTTATAACACAGGAGAAAAGAGAGTGGGAAAATATAGACTTTATAAATAATGTTATCAAAAATTTTGATCCATTTCTTTCCCAAGGGAAAAAAATAAAGGCTATCTTGACAGAAGAGGGGAAAAAAATTCTATCAACAATAGCCCTTAATCGTCCTGAAACAATTTCTGCTACAGGTAATATTTTTGAATTTAAATGTTCTGAACAACAAGCTAAAAGATATTTTTCATATTTTTTAGATGAAATAGAGATTCTTGAACCATTATCCCTTAGAGAATGGTTTATTGAAAAATATAAATCTGCTTTAAAGAGATATTCTATTTAA
- a CDS encoding nitrite/sulfite reductase encodes MNTMYTILKNEINSFRELGHKFYNKEISVGDFKKLSGGMGVYAQRGGEAFMIRLRTNSGILPLKHLQLIKTFLEKYDIEKIHLTTRQAIQLHDLSIDNVCDIMEEALDNGLYTRGGGGNFPRNVSLSPMSGVEKNEAFDVTCFANAVSDYLMNQITTYKLPRKLKISISSSSNDGANSTINDLGFIAKVENNIPYFDLYLAGGLGNNPGISIPYNKKVDPQEILFYVEAMVNLFMAEGDYNNKAKARTRYIPRRMGVNEFLQAFDKHLEDVKKSKDLKLNLKIDISETLEKYSHKLNETSYIFHQRQDNLYTLIVHPINGQLYSQDFYKILNFLEKNPKVEARLSMNEDIFIRNLTEEQIKELILLTNSFNGKTKIRQSISCIGVPTCQLGIEQSQTLLKNILNYLVDNNIEEEKLPSIHISGCQNSCGRHQVADIGFAGGKRKVGDAIEDVFDLYVGGIVAEGKTKLGEKVGTVLMKNIPEFIGELAKILNNKKIDYSTFFNEHKEEFNNLINNYII; translated from the coding sequence ATGAACACTATGTATACAATTTTAAAAAATGAAATTAATTCTTTTCGTGAATTAGGACATAAATTTTATAATAAAGAGATTTCTGTTGGAGATTTTAAAAAACTTTCTGGTGGTATGGGAGTATATGCACAAAGAGGTGGAGAAGCTTTTATGATAAGACTTCGTACTAACTCAGGTATTTTACCTTTAAAACATCTTCAATTAATTAAAACTTTTTTAGAAAAATATGATATTGAAAAAATACATTTAACAACAAGACAAGCTATCCAACTTCATGATTTATCTATCGATAATGTTTGTGATATTATGGAAGAAGCTTTAGACAATGGTTTATATACTCGTGGAGGAGGGGGGAATTTCCCAAGAAATGTAAGTCTTTCTCCTATGAGTGGAGTAGAAAAAAATGAAGCTTTTGATGTAACTTGTTTTGCTAATGCTGTTAGTGATTATTTAATGAATCAAATTACTACATATAAATTACCAAGAAAATTAAAAATTTCTATATCATCTAGTTCAAATGATGGAGCAAATTCTACAATTAATGATCTAGGGTTTATAGCAAAAGTAGAAAATAATATCCCATATTTTGATCTATATTTAGCTGGAGGACTTGGAAATAACCCTGGTATTTCTATTCCTTATAATAAAAAAGTAGATCCTCAAGAAATTTTATTCTATGTAGAAGCTATGGTTAATCTATTTATGGCAGAAGGAGATTATAATAATAAAGCAAAAGCTAGAACTAGATATATTCCTAGAAGAATGGGAGTCAATGAATTTTTACAAGCTTTTGATAAACATTTAGAAGATGTAAAGAAATCTAAAGATTTAAAATTAAACTTAAAAATAGATATTTCAGAAACACTAGAGAAATATTCTCATAAATTAAATGAAACATCATATATTTTCCATCAAAGACAAGACAATCTATATACTCTTATTGTTCACCCAATAAATGGACAACTATACTCTCAAGATTTTTATAAAATTTTAAATTTTTTAGAGAAGAATCCCAAAGTTGAAGCAAGACTTAGTATGAATGAAGATATATTTATCAGAAATTTAACTGAGGAACAAATTAAAGAATTAATATTATTAACTAATTCTTTTAATGGAAAAACTAAAATAAGACAAAGTATAAGTTGTATTGGAGTTCCTACATGTCAACTTGGTATAGAACAAAGTCAAACATTATTAAAAAATATATTAAATTATTTAGTAGATAACAATATTGAAGAAGAAAAATTACCAAGTATTCATATTTCTGGTTGTCAAAATTCTTGTGGTAGGCATCAAGTTGCAGATATAGGATTTGCTGGAGGAAAAAGAAAAGTTGGTGATGCTATTGAAGATGTTTTTGATTTATATGTAGGTGGAATTGTAGCTGAAGGAAAAACTAAATTAGGAGAAAAAGTTGGAACTGTTCTTATGAAAAATATTCCAGAATTTATAGGAGAATTAGCTAAAATCTTAAATAATAAAAAAATAGATTATAGTACTTTTTTCAATGAACATAAAGAAGAATTTAATAATTTAATAAATAACTATATTATTTAA
- the mgtA gene encoding magnesium-translocating P-type ATPase encodes MKKFKNINRTEISSRNLKDEENKKIRVYSSLEIDELLKNLDTSLDGITNENAEKALDLFGKNIITHGKKKSFFKKIVEAFVNPFTAVLFCLALVSTVTDMIIPWYTNTPEDFSPITVIIITTMVTISGLLRFIQEEKSNNAAESLSAMITTTTSVKRFGENKKEIPLEDVVIGDIVYLAAGDIIPADLRIIECKDFFISQSSLTGESEPVEKKAQVITDNNLAITELNNIAFMGSNVISGSAIGVVISTGDNTLLGSISKTLVSDEKIESSFEKGVNSVSWLLIRFMMVMVPIVFFVNGFTKGSWVQALLFAISIAVGLTPEMLPMIVTTCLAKGAVSMAKKKTIVKNLNSIQNFGSMDILCTDKTGTITLDKVVLEYHMDVHGIENNRVLRHAFLNSWFQTGLKNLLDLSIIEKTHEEGEKDNSLLELDKIYTKVDEIPFDFSRRRMTVVVEDKNGKRQMITKGAVEEMLDICKYTEYKGEIVLLTDEIKEEVLKTVENFNEDGLRVIALAQKTNPSPVDSFGVKDEKDMVLMGYLAFLDPPKPTTAKAIAALKEYGVRTKVLTGDNDKVTKSICGKVGLNSKDILLGSDIDNMSDQELSNVVEKVDIFAKLSPMQKTRIVQILKENGHTVGFMGDGINDAAAMKEADIGISVDTAVDIAKESADIILLEKDLMVLEEGIIEGRKTYANMIKYIKMTASSNFGNMFSVLAASAFLPFLPMMSIHLILLNLIYDLSCTAIPWDNVDKEFLKIPRKWEASSIGKFMLWIGPTSSIFDITTYLLMYFIICPMFVSNGVLYNSIPVEQETLRATYEAMFQTGWFIESMWSQTLVIHMIRTPKIPFIQSITSLPVTILTMLGILVVSIIPYTPLGNILGLTQLPIIYWMFLLLTIVGYMLLVTIVKKKYIQKYGELL; translated from the coding sequence ATGAAAAAATTTAAAAACATTAACAGAACTGAAATCAGTTCAAGAAATCTAAAAGATGAAGAAAACAAAAAAATAAGAGTATACTCATCTCTTGAAATAGATGAGTTATTAAAAAATTTAGATACATCTTTAGATGGTATTACAAATGAAAACGCTGAAAAAGCTTTAGATCTTTTTGGAAAAAATATAATAACACATGGAAAGAAAAAATCATTTTTCAAAAAAATAGTAGAAGCTTTTGTAAACCCTTTTACAGCTGTACTTTTTTGCTTAGCACTTGTATCAACAGTTACAGATATGATTATTCCTTGGTACACTAATACACCTGAAGATTTTTCTCCTATTACAGTAATTATTATTACTACTATGGTTACTATCTCTGGATTGCTTCGTTTTATCCAAGAGGAAAAAAGTAATAATGCTGCTGAAAGCTTATCAGCTATGATAACTACTACTACTTCAGTTAAAAGATTTGGAGAAAATAAAAAGGAGATTCCTTTAGAAGATGTAGTAATTGGAGATATAGTTTATCTTGCTGCTGGAGATATTATCCCTGCTGATTTAAGAATAATAGAGTGTAAAGACTTTTTTATCAGTCAATCTTCTCTAACTGGAGAGAGTGAGCCTGTTGAAAAAAAAGCTCAAGTTATAACTGATAATAATCTAGCAATAACTGAATTAAATAATATAGCTTTTATGGGAAGCAATGTTATTAGTGGATCAGCAATTGGAGTTGTTATCTCAACTGGAGATAATACACTTCTTGGATCAATTTCTAAAACTTTAGTATCTGATGAAAAAATTGAATCTAGTTTTGAAAAAGGTGTCAATTCTGTTTCATGGTTACTTATTCGTTTTATGATGGTAATGGTTCCTATTGTATTCTTTGTAAATGGATTTACAAAAGGAAGCTGGGTACAAGCTTTACTATTTGCTATTTCAATAGCAGTAGGACTTACTCCAGAGATGTTACCTATGATAGTTACAACTTGTTTAGCTAAAGGTGCTGTATCTATGGCTAAAAAGAAAACTATTGTAAAAAATCTTAACTCTATTCAAAATTTTGGTTCAATGGATATTCTTTGTACAGATAAGACTGGAACTATTACTTTAGATAAGGTAGTTTTAGAATATCATATGGATGTACATGGAATAGAAAATAATAGAGTATTACGTCATGCTTTTTTAAATAGCTGGTTTCAAACTGGATTAAAAAATCTATTGGATCTATCTATCATTGAAAAAACACATGAAGAGGGAGAAAAGGACAATTCACTTTTAGAATTAGATAAGATATATACTAAAGTTGATGAGATTCCATTTGATTTTTCTCGTCGTCGTATGACTGTTGTGGTAGAAGATAAAAATGGTAAAAGACAGATGATAACTAAAGGTGCTGTTGAAGAGATGCTTGATATTTGTAAGTACACTGAATATAAAGGAGAAATCGTTTTACTTACTGATGAGATCAAAGAGGAAGTCTTAAAAACTGTAGAAAATTTCAATGAAGATGGACTTCGTGTTATTGCTCTTGCTCAAAAAACAAATCCATCTCCTGTGGATAGTTTTGGAGTAAAAGATGAAAAAGATATGGTACTTATGGGATATCTTGCTTTCTTAGATCCACCTAAGCCTACAACTGCTAAAGCTATTGCCGCTTTGAAAGAGTATGGAGTGAGAACTAAGGTTCTAACTGGAGATAATGATAAAGTTACTAAGAGTATCTGTGGAAAAGTTGGACTTAATAGTAAAGATATTTTATTAGGTTCAGATATTGATAATATGAGTGATCAAGAGCTTTCTAATGTAGTTGAAAAAGTAGATATTTTTGCAAAACTATCTCCTATGCAAAAGACTAGAATAGTTCAAATTTTAAAAGAGAATGGACATACAGTTGGATTTATGGGTGATGGAATAAATGATGCTGCTGCTATGAAAGAGGCTGATATTGGAATTTCAGTTGATACTGCTGTGGATATAGCTAAGGAATCTGCTGATATAATCTTACTTGAAAAAGATTTAATGGTATTAGAAGAGGGAATTATAGAAGGACGTAAAACTTACGCTAATATGATTAAGTATATTAAGATGACTGCTTCATCTAACTTTGGTAATATGTTCTCTGTATTAGCTGCTAGCGCTTTCTTACCATTTTTACCAATGATGAGCATACATTTAATTTTATTAAATCTAATTTATGATCTATCTTGTACTGCTATCCCTTGGGATAATGTAGATAAAGAGTTTTTAAAAATTCCTAGAAAATGGGAAGCAAGCTCTATTGGAAAATTCATGTTATGGATAGGACCTACTAGTTCAATATTTGATATTACTACATACTTATTGATGTATTTTATTATCTGCCCTATGTTTGTATCAAATGGTGTACTATATAACTCAATTCCTGTAGAACAAGAAACATTGAGAGCTACTTATGAAGCTATGTTCCAAACAGGTTGGTTTATTGAGTCTATGTGGTCACAAACTCTAGTTATTCATATGATAAGAACTCCAAAAATTCCTTTTATTCAAAGTATAACTTCTTTACCAGTAACTATACTTACAATGTTAGGAATATTAGTTGTTTCAATAATCCCATATACTCCTTTAGGAAATATTTTAGGATTAACACAATTACCTATTATTTATTGGATGTTTTTACTTCTTACAATAGTTGGATATATGTTACTTGTTACTATTGTTAAAAAGAAATATATTCAAAAATATGGTGAGTTATTATAA